A single Drosophila ananassae strain 14024-0371.13 chromosome 3L, ASM1763931v2, whole genome shotgun sequence DNA region contains:
- the LOC116654683 gene encoding uncharacterized protein LOC116654683: YSPPPPAHPSAYHPIPQGSSTSFTNLLSLNADRTPDRSTWKWSLHSGSNSTPTYLERRNACRRSEIRQRNSKFKRKTVTNSSSFDSFNESLETAEEDSPQAKPTKPLARNNSLDDTALQKLAAAMRYRKRDPGIKEESKSPVKSPCKCDSGAKTDQDGCACILRDQRSRSAKSHSPVFSYKALKERSKSVPRIGGFSLDEEEQDEDSAASLRGSKPDLSERKTKGKGFFEVKQYNHKTMPKRIATIKKQRSSTNTKSLSKFYMDLSEFDSSSSTVLKITESTEELRPEEEVELAQEASTLDDVPRTEFGEQDPETELLSPAEKSKRDAQIVLDLLKNNKEFERIYNKTQKRRESPVSPVQDLSRPPAFVPPPRPPSRSPPPLESDDQANRRVEDSVDSVQDEPIYETLLRNVHVPYKFSPVLGRAKSSQLLKKRSKTTPTAPRPESDYVTLVYSPEGVLQRVGEDAVQRDSCSSSGTSTSSTGSGSTLKRDSQSTVINMSLEGSGKSLVTGSESSLLPRALKSLDMSFGRSNRPPERRVSDVSEMCRQSVLHRQGSEALGERMAHVDYADPKALFGVLGVLSAHSERDSFFSLTSSSSDSMCEHQRKQKSNGEKSSSSSTGGTFEYEQQVEDSLENDFRDSAIYSDDNDKRSGEYDLHLRRPSSPPPPPPLGPRPAPEIAPKPPKDFVSQQSRPGVIVCQSASRSWVLQQIENFNK, encoded by the coding sequence TATAgtccacctcctccagctcacCCATCCGCTTATCATCCCATCCCTCAAGGATCAAGTACTAGTTTCACTAATTTGTTATCCTTAAACGCAGATCGCACGCCTGATCGCAGCACCTGGAAGTGGAGTCTCCACTCGGGCAGCAACTCCACGCCAACGTACTTGGAACGCCGAAATGCCTGTCGGCGGAGTGAGATCCGCCAGCGCAACTCCAAGTTCAAGCGGAAGACGGTGACCAATTCCAGCTCATTTGACAGCTTCAACGAGTCCCTGGAAACGGCGGAGGAGGACTCCCCGCAGGCCAAGCCCACAAAACCACTGGCCAGGAACAATAGTTTGGATGACACGGCGCTGCAGAAGCTGGCGGCTGCCATGAGATATCGGAAGCGAGATCCTGGCATCAAGGAGGAGTCCAAGTCACCGGTGAAGAGTCCATGCAAGTGCGATTCTGGGGCCAAGACGGATCAGGACGGCTGTGCCTGTATCCTGCGGGACCAGCGCAGTCGCAGTGCCAAGTCGCACTCGCCGGTCTTCAGCTACAAGGCGCTCAAGGAGCGCAGCAAGTCAGTGCCCCGCATCGGAGGCTTCAGTCTGgacgaggaggagcaggacgaGGACAGTGCCGCCTCCTTGCGCGGCAGCAAGCCCGATCTCAGCGAGCGCAAGACCAAGGGCAAGGGCTTCTTCGAGGTGAAGCAGTACAACCACAAGACGATGCCCAAGAGGATAGCCACCATCAAGAAGCAGCGGAGCAGCACCAACACCAAGAGCCTCTCCAAGTTCTACATGGATCTCAGTGAGTTcgacagcagcagctccaCGGTGCTCAAGATAACCGAGTCCACGGAGGAACTCCGCCCAGAAGAGGAAGTGGAACTGGCCCAGGAGGCCTCTACCCTGGATGATGTGCCCAGGACTGAGTTTGGTGAACAGGATCCGGAGACGGAGCTGCTTTCGCCTGCCGAGAAGTCGAAAAGGGATGCCCAAATAGTCCTGGACTTGCTTAAGAATAACAAGGAGTTCGAAAGGATATACAATAAGACGCAAAAGAGGCGCGAAAGTCCTGTGAGTCCTGTGCAGGACCTGAGTCGGCCGCCAGCATTTGTTCCCCCTCCGAGACCGCCTTCAAGATCTCCACCGCCCCTGGAATCGGATGACCAGGCCAACCGAAGAGTCGAGGACTCCGTGGACTCTGTGCAGGATGAACCCATCTATGAGACTCTGCTGCGTAATGTCCATGTCCCTTACAAGTTCTCGCCAGTCCTTGGACGTGCCAAGTCCTCCCAGTTGCTGAAGAAACGATCGAAGACCACGCCCACTGCCCCCAGGCCGGAGTCGGACTACGTAACCTTGGTGTACTCTCCGGAGGGAGTTCTCCAGCGTGTAGGCGAGGACGCAGTGCAGCGGGATAGTTGCAGCTCCTCCGGCACATCCACTTCCTCCACTGGATCTGGTTCGACTCTGAAACGAGACAGCCAGAGCACTGTGATCAACATGTCCCTGGAGGGATCGGGAAAGAGTCTAGTTACCGGGTCGGAGAGCTCTCTGCTGCCGCGAGCTCTGAAGTCCTTGGACATGTCCTTTGGTCGATCCAACCGTCCACCGGAGCGCAGAGTTTCCGATGTGAGCGAAATGTGCCGGCAGAGCGTTTTGCATCGCCAGGGAAGCGAGGCTTTGGGCGAGCGGATGGCCCACGTGGATTATGCTGATCCCAAGGCCCTATTTGGTGTCCTGGGGGTCCTGTCAGCTCATTCCGAGCGGGACTCATTCTTCTCGCTGACTTCTTCTTCCAGCGACAGCATGTGCGAGCACCAAAGGAAGCAGAAGTCCAACGGGGAGAAatcatcctcctcctccacggGAGGAACTTTTGAGTATGAGCAGCAGGTGGAGGACAGTCTGGAGAACGATTTCCGGGACTCGGCCATCTACAGCGATGACAACGACAAGCGGTCCGGGGAGTATGACCTGCACCTGCGACGACCCAGCAGtcctcctccgcctccaccTCTCGGGCCACGTCCTGCTCCGGAAATCGCCCCAAAGCCGCCCAAGGATTTTGTCAGCCAACAGTCCCGTCCCGGAGTCATCGTCTGCCAGTCGGCCTCCAGGAGCTGGGTGCTCCAGCAGATCGAGAACTTTAACAAGTAG